The Prodigiosinella aquatilis region GCAAAACCAGCTGAAACTGCAGAAAGGTGATCGCATTGCACTGATGATGCCTAATTTATTGCAATATCCGGTGGCGTTATTCGGTGTTTTGCGTGCTGGTATGGTTGTGGTAAATATCAACCCGCTCTATACCCCTCGCGAGTTGGAGTATCAGCTTAAAGACAGCGGCGCCAGCGCTATTGTGATTGTTTCCAATTTTGCGCATACACTGGAAAAAGTGGTTTATAACACGCAAGTTAAGCACGTTATTTTGACTCGTATGGGAGATCAGCTTTCTACGGTCAAGGGGACACTGGTTAACTTTGTGGTGAAATATATCAAGCGACTGGTACCGAAATATCACCTACCGGGTGCCATCTCATTCCGTCTCGCTTTACAGCAGGGGCGCCGGCTACAGTATGTAAAGCCGGATATTACTAACGATGATCTGGCTTTTTTGCAGTACACCGGTGGTACGACCGGTATACCCAAAGGAGCGATGCTGACGCACCGCAATATGCAGGCTAATCTGATGCAGGCGAAGGCGGCCTACAGTCCGCTATTGCAAGAGGGACATGAACTGGTTGTCACCGCATTGCCGATGTATCACATTTATGCCCTGACAGTGAACTGCCTGCTGTTTGTTGAAATGGGGGGCCAGAATCTGCTGATTACCAATCCTCGAGACATCCCGGAAACGGTGAAAGAGTTCAGCCGATACTCTATTACCGCGATGACGGGTGTCAATACGCTATTCAACGCGCTGTTGAATAATCGTGAATTTCAACAACTGGATTTATCCACACTGCGTCTGTCGGTGGGCGGTGGGGCATCAGTACAGAAAACGGTGGCTGAGCGTTGGGAAAAGCTGACCGGACATCACATACTGGAAGGCTATGGACTGACAGAAAGCTCACCACTGGTAACGGGTAATCCTTATGATCTGAAACATTACAATGGCAGTATCGGTTTACCGGTGTCCTCTACCGATGTTCGCATTGTAGATGAAGATGGCAACGATGTTGAACCGGGTGAACCTGGTGAGTTATGGGTACGTGGGCCACAAGTGATGCGGGGTTATTGGCAAC contains the following coding sequences:
- the fadD gene encoding long-chain-fatty-acid--CoA ligase FadD, whose product is MEKIWLARYPVDVPAEIDPDRYSSLIELFENAVTRYSDQPAFINMGEVMTFRKLEERSRAFAAYLQNQLKLQKGDRIALMMPNLLQYPVALFGVLRAGMVVVNINPLYTPRELEYQLKDSGASAIVIVSNFAHTLEKVVYNTQVKHVILTRMGDQLSTVKGTLVNFVVKYIKRLVPKYHLPGAISFRLALQQGRRLQYVKPDITNDDLAFLQYTGGTTGIPKGAMLTHRNMQANLMQAKAAYSPLLQEGHELVVTALPMYHIYALTVNCLLFVEMGGQNLLITNPRDIPETVKEFSRYSITAMTGVNTLFNALLNNREFQQLDLSTLRLSVGGGASVQKTVAERWEKLTGHHILEGYGLTESSPLVTGNPYDLKHYNGSIGLPVSSTDVRIVDEDGNDVEPGEPGELWVRGPQVMRGYWQQPAATEDILKEGWLLTGDIVTADEQGFLRIVDRKKDMILVSGFNVYPNEIEEVVSQHPKVSEVAAIGVPSEFSGEAVKVFVVRRDLSLTEDELITHCRRNLTGYKVPRLFEFRDELPKSMVGKILRRELRSDQSVT